The genomic region GGCCTCGCCGCCGATTTTGTTGGGTGTGACGGTGCTGACCTCGTATGACGAGGCCGGGTGGAAGGAGACCGGTTTTTCCCAAGGAGTTACCGACGCCGTACCGGAGCTGGCTCTTCGTGCGAAGGATGCGGGGCTTGACGGGGTTGTCTGTTCCCCCCGGGAGGTGAAGGATCTCCGCCGTCTGATGGGGAAGGAATTCGTTCTGGTGACCCCCGGGATCCGGCCGTCGTGGGCCGAGGCCCAGGACCAGAAGCGTATCATGACCCCGAAGGAGGCCGTGGCCGCGGGCTCCGATTACCTGGTCATCGGGAGGCCCATAACGGGGGCGGCCGATCCCCGGGAGGCGGCCCGCCGGGTGGCGGACGAGCTGGAGGTGGCGTGAGGGATGCACCGATCACATCCCAACGATCGGTGCATGTTCCCGCCTGTATGAAGCACGTTACAGCGTCTTGGCGTATACCAGCGACTGCGTGCCCGGCGGGGATTTCTTGTCCCAGAGAAAATTGGGAAGCTTCTTGATGAGGCGGTATCCCATCTTGTCGTAAAACGGGACGGCTTTGGTGTTCAGGGTGGATGTGACCAGGTGTATGCCGGGAACCCGTTTTTGCTTCATCCGGTCTTCGAAGGCGAGCATCAGCCGCTCCCCCAGACCTTTGCGTTGGTAGCCGGCCAGCAGGTTGATATGCAGGTGGGCGGGATAGTCATCGAGGAGATTTTCGACATAGAGCTCCTCTTCGAAGTGTTCGTAGCCCCTGAGCCCCAGGAGAAACAATGCGTCCTTCGGATGACGAAAGATGGTCGATGAAAAGAGTCTTCGGATGATATCTGGCATGACCGCTCGGTCGAAGGATTCCTTTTGCGAGAGGGTGTCGTCGGTTCCCACGATGTATCCGACGGCGTGATCGTCATCCACGGCGACGAAGGCGTTCTCGGGTTCATTGTCGATGTAGTACGACACGA from Candidatus Zymogenaceae bacterium harbors:
- the pyrF gene encoding orotidine-5'-phosphate decarboxylase, whose translation is MNARDRIIVPLDVGSLDEARRMIDALSEEIGYFKIGNELFTAAGPDAVRMVTDAGCRVFLDLKYYDIPNTVAGAVKSAVSLSVDMLNMHILGGRAMMEGAVRATRETASPPILLGVTVLTSYDEAGWKETGFSQGVTDAVPELALRAKDAGLDGVVCSPREVKDLRRLMGKEFVLVTPGIRPSWAEAQDQKRIMTPKEAVAAGSDYLVIGRPITGAADPREAARRVADELEVA
- a CDS encoding GNAT family N-acetyltransferase yields the protein MSHIRPYVPRDRDDVFGICHKTGFFGEDASFYFKDAVLFGTIFVSYYIDNEPENAFVAVDDDHAVGYIVGTDDTLSQKESFDRAVMPDIIRRLFSSTIFRHPKDALFLLGLRGYEHFEEELYVENLLDDYPAHLHINLLAGYQRKGLGERLMLAFEDRMKQKRVPGIHLVTSTLNTKAVPFYDKMGYRLIKKLPNFLWDKKSPPGTQSLVYAKTL